ACTGCCCGAGGTACTGGACCGGCTCGGCATCGCGCGCGTGCAGGGCGTCCTGTTCGACCTCGGCGTCTCCTCCATGCAACTCGACGAGGCCGACCGCGGCTTCGCCTACGCCCAGGACGCCCCGCTCGACATGCGGATGGACCAGACGACCGGCGTCAGTGCCGCCGAGGTCCTCAACACCTATCCGCCCGGCGAACTCGTGCGGATCCTGCGGGCGTACGGCGAGGAGAAGCAGGCCAAGCGGATCGTCTCCGCGGTCGTGCGCGAGCGCGCCAAGGATCCGTTCACCAACAGCGCGCGGCTCGTGGAGCTGATCCGGGGTGCGCTTCCCCAGGCCGCCAAGCGCACCGGGGGCAACCCGGCGAAGCGCACCTTCCAGGCGCTGCGCATCGAGGTCAACGGCGAACTCTCCGTCCTGGAACGGGCGATCCCGGCCGCGGTGCAGGCGATCGACGTGGGCGGGCGGATCGCCGTCCTTTCGTACCACTCGCTCGAAGACCGGCTGGTCAAGCAGGTGTTCGCGGCCGGCGCCGCCAACACGGCGCCGCCCGGGCTGCCGGTCGTCCCCGAGCGCTATCAGCCCCGGCTCAAGCTGCTCACCCGTGGTGCCGAACTTCCCACGGAGGAAGAGGTCGCCGAGAACCGGCGTGCCGCTCCGGCGCGCCTGCGCGGGGCCGAGCGGATCAGGGAGTCCATCGAATGACGGGCGTGAGCCGAGGGTCCGGAGCTTCCGGCCCGGGGGAGGGCGAGTGAGCAGGAAACCCGAACTGAAGGGGAGGGCCGCCCGGCTCGCGCGGCTTTTCCCGGCCGGCCCCCGGCAGGCGGCCCGCACCCCGTTCGTCCTCCTGGTCGTCCTCCTCCTGGGCGGCGGGCTCATCGGACTGCTCGTGCTGAACTCCGCGCTCAGCGAGGGCTCGTTCAGGATGGACGACCTCCGGAAGGACACCAAGAGCCTCACCGACGAGCAGCAGGCGCTCCAGCGGGACATCGACTCATACTCCGCCCCCGACGCCCTCCAGCGCCGCGCGCGCGAACTCGGCATGGTCCCTGGTGGGGACCCGGCCTTCCTGAACCCCGACGGCACCGTGAAGGGCGTCCCCTCGGCCGCCGCCGAGCAGTCGCAGGACGTCCCCGTCGCCGTCCGGCCGCCCGAGGCCGTCTCGCTCCCCCGGACGCTCGGGGCGCCGCCCTCGGCCGCGGGGCCCACGCCGGGCACCCCCACAGGACCGAGCGAGCCCCCCGCTCCGAGCGCCGCCCCGACCGAAGCCATCCCCGAGACCCCCGGCAGGTGACGGAAGTGTCCGACAGGGAACCGCCGCGCCGGCGCGTACCCGGCCCCGCCCGGCCCTCCCGCCCCGCGTCCGCCCAGCGGCGCCCGGGACCCGGCGCCCGTCCCGCCCGCCGCCCGACCGCACCCGCCGCACGCCCCGGGGCCGCCCGCGCCATCAGGCTGGGCAGCCCCCGCCCCCGGCTGCGGATGGTCGGCCTCGCGCTCGCCCTGGTGCTGATCGCCTTCGTCGTCCGCCTCCTCCAGGTGCAGGCCGTCGACGCGAGTACCTACGCCGCCAAGGCCGAGCAGAACCGGTACGTCGGCCAGGTGCTGGCCGCCGAGCGCGGCGAGATCACCGACCGCACCGGAGTGGCCTTCGCGACCAGCGTCGACGCCTACGACATCACCGCCGACCCCACGATGTTCACGCGCCGGCAGCTGAAGGTCGACGACGGTCCCGAGCAGGCGGCCGCCCTTCTCGCGCCGATCCTCGGCCAGGACCAGTCCGCGCTCGTCAGGAAGCTGCGCCCCGAGGACGCGAACCTGCGCTACGTCAAACTCGCCGGCCGGCAGACCCCGCAGGTCTGGAAGCAGATCAGGGACCTGAGGTCCGCCCTGTCCGCCAAGGCGGAGACGGACCCCTCCACGGTCAACGCCCTCGCGGGCGTCTTCTCCGTCCCCAGCAGCAAGCGCGTGTACCCCAACGGCGAACTCGCCGCCGGGATACTGGGCTGGGTCAACGCCGACGGCAAGGGCGGCGGAGGTGTCGAGCAGCAGCTGAACTCGACTCTGACGGGCAAGGACGGCAAGATCCGCTACGCGCAGTCCGGTGGCCGCCAGGTGCCCACCGCGGGCTCCACGGAGACCCCCGCGGTGCCCGGCGCCGACGTCGAGCTGACGATCGACCGGGACATCCAGTGGGCCGCGCAGAACGCCATCACCGAGCAGGTGAAGGCGTCCCGCGCGGACCGCGGTTACGTCATCGTCCAGGACAACCGCACCGGCGAGATCCTGGCCATGGCCAACTCGCCCGGCTTCGACCCGGGCGACCTCTCGCGGGCCGACTCCGCGGACCTGGGCAACCCGTCCGTCCAGGATGCCTACGAGCCCGGCTCCACCGCCAAGGTCATGTCGATGGCCGCCGTGCTGGAGGAGAACGCCGCCACCCCGCTCACCCATGTCACCGTGCCCAACCGGCTGCACCGCGGCGACCGGCTCTTCCAGGACGACATCGACCACCCCACCTGGTACCTCACGCTCAACGGCGTGCTCGCCAAGTCCAGCAACATCGGCACCATCCTGGCCACCGGCCAGCTCGGCAGGACGCAGGCGCAGGCCAACCAGGTGCTCTACTCCTACCTGCGCAAGTTCGGCATCGGCAGCCTCACCGGACTGGACTTCCCCGGTGAGACGCGGGGCATCCTGGCCCCGCCCGGCAAGTGGTCGACCTCGCAGCAGTACACGATCCCCTTCGGCCAGGGCATGTCGCTCAACGCGCTCCAGGCGGCCTCCGTGTACTCGACGATCGCCAACGGCGGGGTGCGCGTCGAACCGACCCTGGTGCGCGGCACCAAGGGTCCCGACGGACGCTTCACGCCGGCCGAGGCTCCCGCGAAGACCCGGGTCGTCAGCCAGAAGACGGCGAAGGCCCTCGCCCAGATGCTGGAGTCGGTCGTGGACGACCAGGAGGGCACGGGCGCCAAGGCGCGTATCCCGGGCTACCGCGTCGCGGGCAAGACCGGTACCGCCAACCGTGTGGATCCGGCCACCGGCACCTACAAGGGCTACACCTCGTCGTTCGCCGGGTTCGCGCCCGCCGACAACCCGCGGGTCACCGTGTACTGCGCCATCCAGAACGCCACCCAGGGCAGCTACTTCGGGGGCCAGATCTGCGGTCCCGTCTTCAAGCAGGTCATGGAGTTCGCCCTGAAGACCCTCCAGGTCCCGCCGACCGGCGCCAAGGCCGCGAACCTCCCGGTCACCTTCACCCCCTGACCGTCCCGCACCCGCCCGCACCCGACCCCGACCCGTCACTGTTCAGCGCCGAACAAGCCAGGAACCAGCCCGTGACCATGATCACTCCCGACCCCGGGAACCCCGCACCGCCCGCGACGTCCCCCGCGTCCCCGCCCTCGCTTCGCCCGCAGGCGGGTGCGCCCGGTACGCTCACCGCCGTGCCACACGCTGATCAGTCCCAAATCACCCAGAAGGGCGCTTCCGTGACATATCCGGGGCCGCCGCGACCGGTCCGGGTCTCCGCCACACCCCTCGCGGAGCTCGCCGGCCAGCTGGGTGCCGAGCCGCCGGAGAGCGCCGCCGTCGAGGTCACGGGCATCACCCATGACTCACGCGCGGTCCGCCCCGGCGACCTGTACGCCGCGCTTCCGGGCGCCCGCCTGCACGGCGCCGACTTCGTCACGCAGGCCGCGGGACTGGGCGCCGTCGCCGTCCTGACCGACCCCGCCGGCGCGGAACGCGCCGCCGGGACCGGTCTGCCGGTCCTCGTGGCCGACGATCCGCGCGGGCGGATGGGCGAACTGGCCGCCACGATCTACGGGCGCCCCGGCCGCGGCCTGCTCCAGATCGGGATCACGGGGACCTCCGGCAAGACCACCACCGCCTACCTCGTCGAGGGGGGCCTCAAGCCGGTGAGGTCCACCGGGCTGATCGGCACCGTCGAGACGCGCATCGGCGACGAGCGCATCAAGTCCGAGCGCACCACCCCCGAGGCCACCGACCTCCAGGCGCTGTTCGCCGTCATGCGCGAGCGCGGTGTCGAGGCGGTCGCCATGGAGGTCTCCAGCCACGCGCTGGTCCTGGGCCGGGTCGACGGCTGCGTCTTCGACATCGCCGTCTTCAACAACCTCAGCCCGGAGCACATGGAGTTCCACTCCGGCATGGAGGACTACTTCCAGGCCAAGGCGCAGCTGTTCACCCGGAAACGCAGCAAACTCGGCGTGGTCAACTTCGACGACGAGTACGGCCGCCGGCTGATCCAGGAGGCGGAGGTCCCGGTCGTCACCTTCTCCGCCGAGGGCCACCCGGACGCGGACTGGCGCGCGGTCGACGTCGAGGTCGGCCCGATGGACTCCACGTTCACCGTGCTGGGTCCGGACGGGGTCCGGGTCGCCGCCAGGTCGCCGCTGCCCGGCTCCTTCAACGTGGCGAACACCCTCGCCGCGATCGTCTCCCTGGCCGCCGCGGGCCTCGACCCGCGGACCGCCGCCGACGGCGTCGCCGCGGTGCCGGGGGTGCCGGGCCGGCTGGAACGCGTGGACGCCGGACAGTCCTACCTCGCGGTCGTCGACTACGCGCACAAGACGGACGCCGTCGAGTCGGTCCTCAGGGCGCTGCGCAAGGTCACCAAGGGCCGGCTGCACGTCGTCCTCGGCTGCGGCGGGGACCGGGACCGCACCAAGCGGGCCCCGATGGGCGCCGCGGCCGCCCGGCTCGCCGACATCGCCGTACTGACCTCCGACAACCCTCGCTCCGAGGACCCCCTCGCCATCCTCGCGGCCATGCTCGAGGGCGCGGCGTCCGTGCCCGCGCACGAGCGGGGTGAGGTCCTGCTGTTCGAGGACCGGGCCGCGGCGATCGCCGCGGTCGTCGCCCGCGCGCATGCCGGGGACACCGTGCTGGTCGCGGGCAAGGGCCACGAGCAGGGCCAGGACATCGCCGGGGTGGTCCGTCCGTTCGACGACCGCCAGGTGCTTCGCGAAGCTATCCAGCAGACCCAGGGATGAACTTGTGATCGCCCTCTCCCTCGCCGAGATCGCAGCAGTCGTCGGCGGGCAGACGTACGACATACCGGATCCGTCCGCGGAAGTCACCGGACCGGTCGTCCGGGACTCCCGTGACGTGGTGCCCGGCAGCCTCTTCGTCGCCTTCGTCGGCGAACGCGTGGACGGCCACGACTACGCGGCCGCGGTCGTCGAGGCGGGGGCGGCGGCCGTACTGGCCTCGCGCCCCGTCGGCGTTCCCGCGATCGTCGTGGACGACGTCCAGACGGCGCTGGGCGCCCTCGCCCGGCACGTCGTGCACAAGCTCGGCACGACCCTCGTCGCGCTCACCGGCTCGGCCGGCAAGACCAGTACCAAGGACCTCATCGCGCAGGTCCTCATGCGCAAGGCGCCCACCGTCTTCACACCGGGCTCGCTCAACAACGAGATCGGGCTGCCGCTGACCGCCCTGTCCGCGACCGAGGAGACGAGGTTCCTCGTCCTCGAGATGGGCGCCCGCGGCATCGGCCACATCCGTTACCTCGCCGATCTGACGCCCCCGAGGATCGGCCTCGTCCTCAACGTCGGCACCGCCCACATCGGCGAGTTCGGCGGCCGCGAACAGATCGCACAGGCAAAGGGCGAGCTCGTCGAGAGCCTGCCGCCGGCCGCTGGGGGCGGCGTCGCGATCCTCAACGCCGACGACCCGTTGGTACGGGCCATGGCCTCCCGTACGAAGGCGAAGGTGGTCTTTTTCGGAGAGTCCGGCGAAGCGGACGTTCGGGCCGAGAACGTGCGACTCACGGACAGCGGACAGCCCGCCTTCAGCCTTCACACACCCTCCGGGTGCAGCGATGTGACCATGCGCCTGTACGGTGAGCATCACGTGTCGAACGCGCTCGCAGCGGCCGCCGTCGCCCATGAGCTGGGCATGTCCGCGGAAGAGATCGCCACCGCGCTCTCCGAGGCGGGCTCCCTCTCCCGCTGGCGGATGGAGGTCACCGAGCGCCCGGACGGCGTGACGATCGTCAACGACGCCTACAACGCGAACCCCGAGTCCATGCGAGCCGCTCTGCGCGCGCTCGCTGCAATGGGCAAAGCCTCACAGGCAAGGGGGGGCCGGACCTGGGCGGTGCTCGGCAAGATGGCCGAGCTCGGGGACGAGGCGCTCGCCGAGCACGACGCGGTCGGACGGCTCGCCGTCCGGCTCAATGTCGGCAAGCTCGTCGCGGTCGGGGGCAGGGAAGCCGCCTGGCTGCAACTGGGCGCATATAACGAGGGTTCGTGGGGTGAGGAGTCGGTGCACGTGTCCGACGCACAGGCGGCGGTCGACCTGTTGCGCAGCGAGTTGCGCCCGGGGGACGTCGTGCTCGTGAAGGCGTCCCGTTCGGTCGGCCTGGAGAGCGTCGCGCAGGCGCTGCTCGCGACCGGCGCCGAGGGTGAGGGCGTCGCCCGATGATGAATCAGATCCTGTTCGCGGGTGTGATCGGCCTCTTCCTGACGCTGGTCGGCACGCCGCTGCTGATCAAGCTGCTGGCGCGCAAGGGCTACGGCCAGTACATCCGCGACGACGGCCCGCGCGAGCACGCCAGCAAGCGCGGTACGCCGACCATGGGCGGCATCGCCTTCATCTTCGCGACGATCGCCGCGTACTTCCTGTCCAAGGTGATCACCGGCAAGCCGCCGACCTACACCGGTCTGCTGGTGCTGGGCCTGATGTGCGGCATGGGCCTGGTCGGCTTCCTCGACGACTACATCAAGATCGTCAAGCGGCGTTCGCTGGGTCTGCGGGCCAAGGCGAAGATGGCCGGCCAGCTGATCGTCGGTATCTCTTTCGCGGTGCTCTCACTCCAGTTCTCCGACTCGCGCGGCAACACCCCGGCCTCGACGAAGCTGTCGTTCATCACGGACTTCGGCTGGACGATCGGCCCCGTGCTGTTCGTCGTCTGGGCGCTGTTCATGATCCTCGCGATGTCCAACGGCGTGAACCTGACGGACGGTCTGGACGGCCTCGCCACCGGCGCCTCCGTCCTCGTCTTCGGCGCCTACACGTTCATCGGCGTCTGGCAGTTCCAGGAGTCCTGCGCCAACGGCGAGACCCTGACCAACCCCAGCGCCTGTTACGAGGTGCGCGATCCACTGGACCTCGCGGTCATCGCCTCCGCGCTGATGGGCGCCTGCCTGGGCTTCCTGTGGTGGAACACCTCGCCGGCCAAGATCTTCATGGGCGACACCGGCTCGCTGGCGCTCGGCGGTGTGCTCGCGGGTCTCGCGATCTGCTCCCGCACCGAGCTGCTGATCGCCCTCCTGGGCGGCCTGTTCGTGCTGATCACGATGTCCGTGGTCATCCAGGTCGGCTCCTTCAAGCTCACCGGCAAGCGCGTCTTCCGCATGGCGCCGCTCCAGCACCACTTCGAACTCAAGGGCTGGTCCGAAGTCCTTGTGGTGGTCCGCTTCTGGATCATCCAGGGCATCTGCGTGATCGTCGGACTTGGCCTCTTCTACGCGGGATGGGCAGCGGACAAGTGACCGACTGGCAGGGGAAGAACGTCACCGTCGCCGGGCTCGGCGTCTCCGGGATCCCGGCGGCCAGGGTCCTGCACGGGCTCGGCGCGAAGGTCACCGTCGTCAACGACGGCGACGACGCACGCGCGCGTGAGCAGGCCGCCGAGCTGGAGGCGCTGGGCGTCACCGTGCGCCTCGGTGACGGGGCGACCCTGCCCGAGGGCACCGAACTCATCGTCACCGCACCCGGCTGGAAGCCCGACAAGCCGCTGTTCACAGCGGCCCACGAGGCCGGGGTGCCGATCTGGGGCGACGTCGAACTCGCCTGGCGGCTCAGGGAACTGGACGGCAGACGAGCCGCGCCCTGGCTGTGCGTGACCGGCACCAACGGCAAGACGACCACCACACAGATGCTGGCGTCGATCCTGAAGGCGGCCGGCCTGCGTACGGCGGCCGTCGGCAACATCGGCGTCTCCCTGCTGGACGCCGTCCTCGGCGAGGAGCACTACGACGTCCTCGCCGTGGAACTCTCCAGCTACCAGCTGCACTGGGCGCCCTCCCTGCGCGCCCACTCGGCCGCCGTCCTGAACCTCGCCCCCGACCACCTCGACTGGCACGGCTCCATGGAGGCGTACGCGAAGGACAAGGGGCGCGTCTACGAGGGCAATCGGATCGCCTGCGTCTACAACGTGGCCGACAAGGCCACCGAGGACCTGGTGCGCGAGGCCGATGTCGAGGAGGGCTGCCGGGCCGTCGGCTTCACCCTCGGAGCTCCGGCGCCGTCCCAACTCGGCGTCGTGGACGGCATCCTGGTGGACCGCGCCTTCGTCGAGAACCGGCAGACGAACGCGCAGGAGCTGGCCGAGGTCTCCGACGTCGACCCGCCGGCCCCGCACAACATCGCCAACGCCCTTGCGGCGGCGGGTCTCGCGCGCGCCTTCGGCGTCCCCGCCAAGGCCGTACGCGACGGCCTGCGGGCCTTCACCCCGGACGCCCATCGCATCGCCCACGTGGCGGACGTGGACGGCGTGGCGTACGTCGACGACTCCAAGGCGACCAACACGCACGCCGCACAAGCCTCGTTGGCGGCCTACGAGTCGATCGTCTGGATCGCCGGCGGACTGGCCAAGGGCGCCACCTTCGACGAGCTGGTCGCCAAGTCGGCGGAGCGGCTTCGTGGCGTCGTGCTCATCGGCGCCGATCGCGCCCTGATCCGTGAAGCCCTGG
This Streptomyces sp. NBC_00377 DNA region includes the following protein-coding sequences:
- the rsmH gene encoding 16S rRNA (cytosine(1402)-N(4))-methyltransferase RsmH gives rise to the protein MSHSRHVPVMLQRCLDLLAPALQQPGSVVVDCTLGLGGHSEALLTRFPEARLVALDRDKEALRLSGERLAPFGERATLVHAVYDELPEVLDRLGIARVQGVLFDLGVSSMQLDEADRGFAYAQDAPLDMRMDQTTGVSAAEVLNTYPPGELVRILRAYGEEKQAKRIVSAVVRERAKDPFTNSARLVELIRGALPQAAKRTGGNPAKRTFQALRIEVNGELSVLERAIPAAVQAIDVGGRIAVLSYHSLEDRLVKQVFAAGAANTAPPGLPVVPERYQPRLKLLTRGAELPTEEEVAENRRAAPARLRGAERIRESIE
- a CDS encoding septum formation initiator family protein — translated: MSRKPELKGRAARLARLFPAGPRQAARTPFVLLVVLLLGGGLIGLLVLNSALSEGSFRMDDLRKDTKSLTDEQQALQRDIDSYSAPDALQRRARELGMVPGGDPAFLNPDGTVKGVPSAAAEQSQDVPVAVRPPEAVSLPRTLGAPPSAAGPTPGTPTGPSEPPAPSAAPTEAIPETPGR
- a CDS encoding peptidoglycan D,D-transpeptidase FtsI family protein, giving the protein MSDREPPRRRVPGPARPSRPASAQRRPGPGARPARRPTAPAARPGAARAIRLGSPRPRLRMVGLALALVLIAFVVRLLQVQAVDASTYAAKAEQNRYVGQVLAAERGEITDRTGVAFATSVDAYDITADPTMFTRRQLKVDDGPEQAAALLAPILGQDQSALVRKLRPEDANLRYVKLAGRQTPQVWKQIRDLRSALSAKAETDPSTVNALAGVFSVPSSKRVYPNGELAAGILGWVNADGKGGGGVEQQLNSTLTGKDGKIRYAQSGGRQVPTAGSTETPAVPGADVELTIDRDIQWAAQNAITEQVKASRADRGYVIVQDNRTGEILAMANSPGFDPGDLSRADSADLGNPSVQDAYEPGSTAKVMSMAAVLEENAATPLTHVTVPNRLHRGDRLFQDDIDHPTWYLTLNGVLAKSSNIGTILATGQLGRTQAQANQVLYSYLRKFGIGSLTGLDFPGETRGILAPPGKWSTSQQYTIPFGQGMSLNALQAASVYSTIANGGVRVEPTLVRGTKGPDGRFTPAEAPAKTRVVSQKTAKALAQMLESVVDDQEGTGAKARIPGYRVAGKTGTANRVDPATGTYKGYTSSFAGFAPADNPRVTVYCAIQNATQGSYFGGQICGPVFKQVMEFALKTLQVPPTGAKAANLPVTFTP
- a CDS encoding UDP-N-acetylmuramoyl-L-alanyl-D-glutamate--2,6-diaminopimelate ligase — its product is MTMITPDPGNPAPPATSPASPPSLRPQAGAPGTLTAVPHADQSQITQKGASVTYPGPPRPVRVSATPLAELAGQLGAEPPESAAVEVTGITHDSRAVRPGDLYAALPGARLHGADFVTQAAGLGAVAVLTDPAGAERAAGTGLPVLVADDPRGRMGELAATIYGRPGRGLLQIGITGTSGKTTTAYLVEGGLKPVRSTGLIGTVETRIGDERIKSERTTPEATDLQALFAVMRERGVEAVAMEVSSHALVLGRVDGCVFDIAVFNNLSPEHMEFHSGMEDYFQAKAQLFTRKRSKLGVVNFDDEYGRRLIQEAEVPVVTFSAEGHPDADWRAVDVEVGPMDSTFTVLGPDGVRVAARSPLPGSFNVANTLAAIVSLAAAGLDPRTAADGVAAVPGVPGRLERVDAGQSYLAVVDYAHKTDAVESVLRALRKVTKGRLHVVLGCGGDRDRTKRAPMGAAAARLADIAVLTSDNPRSEDPLAILAAMLEGAASVPAHERGEVLLFEDRAAAIAAVVARAHAGDTVLVAGKGHEQGQDIAGVVRPFDDRQVLREAIQQTQG
- a CDS encoding UDP-N-acetylmuramoyl-tripeptide--D-alanyl-D-alanine ligase, producing MIALSLAEIAAVVGGQTYDIPDPSAEVTGPVVRDSRDVVPGSLFVAFVGERVDGHDYAAAVVEAGAAAVLASRPVGVPAIVVDDVQTALGALARHVVHKLGTTLVALTGSAGKTSTKDLIAQVLMRKAPTVFTPGSLNNEIGLPLTALSATEETRFLVLEMGARGIGHIRYLADLTPPRIGLVLNVGTAHIGEFGGREQIAQAKGELVESLPPAAGGGVAILNADDPLVRAMASRTKAKVVFFGESGEADVRAENVRLTDSGQPAFSLHTPSGCSDVTMRLYGEHHVSNALAAAAVAHELGMSAEEIATALSEAGSLSRWRMEVTERPDGVTIVNDAYNANPESMRAALRALAAMGKASQARGGRTWAVLGKMAELGDEALAEHDAVGRLAVRLNVGKLVAVGGREAAWLQLGAYNEGSWGEESVHVSDAQAAVDLLRSELRPGDVVLVKASRSVGLESVAQALLATGAEGEGVAR
- the mraY gene encoding phospho-N-acetylmuramoyl-pentapeptide-transferase, which encodes MMNQILFAGVIGLFLTLVGTPLLIKLLARKGYGQYIRDDGPREHASKRGTPTMGGIAFIFATIAAYFLSKVITGKPPTYTGLLVLGLMCGMGLVGFLDDYIKIVKRRSLGLRAKAKMAGQLIVGISFAVLSLQFSDSRGNTPASTKLSFITDFGWTIGPVLFVVWALFMILAMSNGVNLTDGLDGLATGASVLVFGAYTFIGVWQFQESCANGETLTNPSACYEVRDPLDLAVIASALMGACLGFLWWNTSPAKIFMGDTGSLALGGVLAGLAICSRTELLIALLGGLFVLITMSVVIQVGSFKLTGKRVFRMAPLQHHFELKGWSEVLVVVRFWIIQGICVIVGLGLFYAGWAADK
- the murD gene encoding UDP-N-acetylmuramoyl-L-alanine--D-glutamate ligase; protein product: MGSGQVTDWQGKNVTVAGLGVSGIPAARVLHGLGAKVTVVNDGDDARAREQAAELEALGVTVRLGDGATLPEGTELIVTAPGWKPDKPLFTAAHEAGVPIWGDVELAWRLRELDGRRAAPWLCVTGTNGKTTTTQMLASILKAAGLRTAAVGNIGVSLLDAVLGEEHYDVLAVELSSYQLHWAPSLRAHSAAVLNLAPDHLDWHGSMEAYAKDKGRVYEGNRIACVYNVADKATEDLVREADVEEGCRAVGFTLGAPAPSQLGVVDGILVDRAFVENRQTNAQELAEVSDVDPPAPHNIANALAAAGLARAFGVPAKAVRDGLRAFTPDAHRIAHVADVDGVAYVDDSKATNTHAAQASLAAYESIVWIAGGLAKGATFDELVAKSAERLRGVVLIGADRALIREALARHAPEVPVVDLDRTDTGAMLAAVQEARRLAVEGDTVLLAPACASMDMFVNYNQRGDVFAQAVSELGA